In the genome of Marinibacterium anthonyi, the window TCAGGATGCGGATGCCCCATTCGGCATTCTGCCCCGCCAGGCGGGCCACCACCGGCAGCTTCCGGTCCGACCGCGAATAGGCGAACGATATCCCCTCGGCCACGGTATCGCAGGCGGTCATGCCGCCGCCGTGCACGTTCAGCAGGATCACCCGCGCGCGCGGTTCGTCCAGCAACAGCGACACGCCCTTGGCGATGTCGAAACTGGTCGCGGTGGTGCGGATGTCCATGAAGTTCGCGGGCCGGCCGCCGCCGTCGATCACCATGTCGTTGGTCGCCAGGCCCAGCCCCGCGCCGTTCACCACGACGCCGATATTGCCGTCCATGCGCACCAGGTTGATGTCGTTCTTCTGGGCTTCCATCTCGGTCGCCGAAAGCCCCTGCTTGCCGGCCAGCGATTCGAATTCCGGATGGCGGAACAGCGCGCTGCCATCCAGCGTCACCTTCGCGTCGATCGCCACCCACTTGCCGGCGGACGTGCGCGCGAACGGGTTGATTTCCAGCAGGGTCATGTCGGTTTCGATGAACGCCTGCCGCGCGGCGAACAGGATGTCGATCGGCGGGTTCTCGGTGATCCCGATCCCGGCAAGAAACCCGGTCAGCGCGTCGCGCGCATCGCCTGTATCCTCTGGCAGCAACAGGGTTTTCACGGTCGACGGATCCATCTGCGACCGCTGCTCGAACTCCACCCCGCCTTCGGACGAGGCCAGCAGCATCGGCGCGCCGGTCCGCGCGTCCAGCACGAAGGCCACGAAATAGCTTTCGGCCAGATCCAGCGCCTCTTCGACCGACACGGCACTTACCAGTTCGCCTTGCGATCCGGTCTGCGCCGTGACCAGCGTCGATCCCAGCATGCGACGCGCCTCGTCGGCCACGGCCGACGGCGTCGCCGCGAACTTCACGCCACCGGCCAACCCGCGCCCCCCGGCCATGATCTGCGCCTTCACCACGTATTTGCGCGCGGAAATCTCGGCACAGCGCTGTTCCGCCTCTTGCGCCGTGCGCGCCAGGCGTCCCGCCGGAACGGGCATGTCGTATTGCGCCAGCAGCTCCTTGGACTGATGTTCGGATAAAAACATTTCAGCACTCCTCCCCGAATGCTTGCTATGTGGTACTTGGTATGCCACAAATCCCTTGATGTCAACGCGACCGGCTGGGACCATACTGCGACCAAAGCGCCGCAAAGGCCGGGTCGGGCCACCAGTCGCGACCGACAAGGGAGGAGCGGCCGGCCCCATGGGGCAGGGCCGGAAACAAGGGGTGCGGGGGGTCGTCGTTCGGCCCGACCCGCACAGACCGAGGGAGGACAACATGGCACCTTTGGACGACCAGAAAGGCATCTGGAAACGGAAAGGCACCGGGAAAAGCCGCAAGACCCCAAAGGGTCGCCAGGTCGATGACCTGGCTCTGGACCAGGTCCAGGCGCTGCTTTCCGACCGGCCCCGCCGCCGCGATCTGCTGATCGAATTCCTGCACCTGATCCAGGACGCATACGGCCACCTGTCGGCCGACCACATCGCCGCCCTGGCCCACGAAATGCGCCTGTCCCAAGCCGAGGTCTACGAGGTCGCGACCTTCTACGCCCATTTCGACGTGGTCCGCGACGGAGAAACCCCGCCGCCCGCCCTGACCATCCGCGTCTGCGATTCCCTTTCGTGCGAGATGGCCGGCGCCCAAGCGTTGCAGGCCGCGCTGCAAGACGGCGTCGACCCCGCCCGGGTCCGCATCCTGCGCGCCCCCTGCATGGGCCGCTGCGACACCGCGCCGGTGGTCGAACTGGGCCACAACCACATCGACAACGCCACGCCCGAAAAGGTCATCGCCGCCGTCCACGCCGGCGACACGCACCCGCATCTGCCCGACTACCAGCGCCTGGCCGAATACCGCGCCGACGGCGGCTATCGCCAGCTGGCAGACCTGCGCAAGGGCGGCGACCCCGAAGCGGTGCAATCCACCCTGCTGGACGCGGGCCTGCGCGGCCTGGGCGGCGCGGGCTTCCCGTCGGGGCGCAAATGGTCCTTCGTGCGCGCCAATCCCGGCCCCCGCTACCTGGCGGTGAACGGCGACGAAGGCGAACCCGGCACCTTCAAGGACCGCCACCATTTGGAACGCGATCCGCACATGTTCCTCGAAGGCATGCTGATCGCCGCCTGGGCGGTCGAGGCGGAGACGTGCTTCATCTACATGCGCGACGAATACCCGGCCGTGCTTGAGATCCTGCGCCACGAGATCGGCGAACTGGAAAAGGCCGGCATCGTCGCCAAGGGCTATATCGACCTGCGCCGCGGGGCGGGGGCCTATATCTGCGGCGAAGAAAGCGCGATGATCGAATCGATCGAGGGCAAGCGCGGATTGCCGCGCCATCGCCCGCCCTTTGTCGCCCAGGTCGGCATCTTCGACCGCCCGACCTTGGTGCACAACGTCGAAACGCTGTATTGGGTCGCCCGCATCGCGCGGTTCGGACCCGACGTTCTGAACGCGACCGAAAAGAACGGTCGCAAGGGCCTGCGCAATTACTCGGTCTCGGGTCGGGTGAAGAACCCGGGGGTGCACATGCTGCCCGCCGGGTCGACCATCCTCGACGTGATCGAGGCGGCAGGCGGAATGCTGGACGGCCATCTGTTCAAGGCCTACCAGCCGGGCGGCCCGTCATCCGGGCTCCTTCCCGCATCTCTGGATGACGTGCCGCTCGATTTTGACACGCTGCAGCCCCACGGCACCTTCATCGGGTCCGCCGCCGTGGTCGTGCTGTCGGATCAGGACAGCGCCCGCGACGCCGCGCTGAACATGCTGCGGTTCTTCGAAGACGAAAGCTGTGGCCAGTGCACGCCCTGCCGGGTGGGCTGTGAAAAGGCCGTGAAGCTGATGCAGGCCGACCACTGGGACAAGTACCTGCTCGAAGATCTGTGCACCACCATGGTCGATGCCTCGATCTGCGGGCTCGGCCAGGCGGCGCCGAATGCGATCCGCCTGACAATGAAACACTTCAGCGACGAGGTCTGACATGCCCGACGGAGCCCAAACACCGATGGTCACCTTCACCCTCAACGGCGAAGAGATGTCCGTACCCGAAGGTCTTTCGATCTGGGAGGCCGCGCACGGGCGCGGCCTGAAGATCCCGCATCTGTGTCACAAGCCCGAACCGGGCTACCGGTCCGACGGCAATTGCCGCGCCTGCATGGTCGAGGTCGAAGGCGAACGCACGCTCGTCGCCTCCTGCATCCGCCCCGTTGCGAACGGCATGGTGGTCAAGACCGACAGCACCCGCGCGAAAAAGTCCCGCGAAATGGTGATGGAGCTGCTGGCCGCCGACCAGCCCGAGGTGGCCCATGACGCGTCCTCGCATTTCTGGGACATGGCCGCGCTGAACGGCGTCACCGAAAGCCGTTTTCCGAAGATGGAACCGACATCGGTTCCCTTGCTGGATGCCTCCCATGTCGCGATGAGCGTCAATCTGGATGCCTGCATCCACTGCAACCTCTGTGTCCGCGCCTGCCGCGAAGTGCAGGTCAACGACGTGATCGGCATGTCGGGGCGCGGCCACACCGCCAAGATCGTGTTTGACCAGGACGACCCGATGGGCGCGTCGTCCTGCGTGGCCTGCGGCGAATGCGTGCAGGCCTGCCCGACCGGCGCATTGATGCCCGCCACGGTGCTGGATGAAAACCTGGCCGGCGACAGCAAGGACTACGACCGCGAAGTCGCCACCGTCTGCCCCTATTGCGGGGTGGGCTGCCAGATCTCGCTGAAGATCAAGGACGACAAGATCCTGTACGCCGAAGGCATCGACGGCCCGGCCAATGAAAACCGCCTGTGCGTCAAGGGCCGCTTCGGGTTCGACTACATCCACCACCCCCACCGGCTGACCAAACCGCTGATCCGGCGCGACGATGCGCCGCCCAAGGGGCTGAACGTCGATCCCGGCAACCTGTCGACTCATTTCCGCGAAGCGACCTGGGACGAGGCACTGGATTTCGCCGCCAACGGCATGAAGGGACGCGGGCGCGAGGTGGCGGGTTTCGGATCCGCCAAGTGTTCCAACGAAGAGGCGTACCTGTTCCAGAAGATGATCCGCCAGGGTTTCGGCCACAACAACGTCGACCATTGCACGCGGCTGTGCCATGCGTCGTCCGTTGCGGCGCTGATGGAAAACGTCGGATCGGGCGCGGTGACCGCGACCTTCAACCAGATCGAAAACGCCGACGTGGCCATCGCCATCGGCTGCAACCCGATCGAAAACCACCCCGTCGCGGCCACCTATTTCAAGCAGTTCACCAAGCGCGGCGGCAAGCTGATCGTGATGGATCCGCGCGGCCAGAACCTGAAACGGTTCGCGTCGCACATGCTGCAGTTCAAGGCGGGCGGCGACGTGTCGATGCTGAACGGCATCATGAACGTCATCGTCGAGGAAGAGCTCTACGACCGCCAGTACATCGAGGCCTTTACCGAGAACTGGCCGGCGATGAAGGAGCATCTGAAGAACTTCCCGCCCGAGGAGATGGAAAAGATCTGCGGCATCCCCGCCGAAACGCTGCGCGACGTCGCCCGCACCTTTGCCGGTGCCAAGGCGGCGATGATCTTCTGGGGCATGGGCGTGTCGCAACACATCCACGGCACCGACAATTCCCGCTGCCTGATCGCGCTGGCCCTGATGTGCGGCCAGGTCGGCCGCCCCGGCTCCGGCCTGCACCCGCTGCGCGGGCAGAACAACGTGCAGGGCGCGTCCGATGCCGGCCTGATCCCGATGTTCCTGCCCGACTACCAATCGGTCACCGACGACGGCGTGCGGTCGGCCTTTACCGAGGTCTGGAAATCCGGCGATTTCTCGAACCAGAAGGGTCTGACCGTGGTCGAGATCATGGATGCCATCCATGACGGCGAGATCAAGAGCATGTACATCCTGGGCGAAAATCCGGCGATGTCGGACCCCGATGTCGACCACGCCCGCGACGCGCTGGCGGCGCTCGATCACCTCGTGGTGCAGGATATCTTCCTGACCGAAACGGCGAACTACGCCGACGTGATCCTGCCGTCCTCGGCCTGGTACGAAAAGACCGGCACCGTCACCAACACCAACCGCCAGGTCCAGATGGGCCGCCCGGCGGTGCCGTCCCCGGGTGACGCGAGGGAGGATTGGTGGATCGAGGTCGAACTGGCCAAGCGCCTGGGCCTGAACTGGTCCTACACCCATCCCAGCCAGATCTTCGCCGAGATGAAGCTGAACATGAAGTCCTTCGACAACATCACCTGGGAGCGCCTGGAAACCACCGCCGTCACCTACCCGTCGCTCTCGCCCGAGGACCCCGGCCAGCCCATCGTCTTCGGCGATGGTTTCCCCCGCCCCGAAGGCCGCGCCCGGTTCGCCCCGGCCTCTGTCATCCCGCCGGCGGAAAGCCCGGACGCCGAATACCCCTTCGTGCTGATCACCGGCCGCCAGCTGGAACACTGGCACACCGGGTCGATGACCCGCCGCGCCACGGTGCTGGATTCGGTCGAACCCGAAGCCAATTGTTCGCTTCACCCGAACACCCTGCGCGCCCTTGGCGTCGCGCCGGGCGAATACATCAAGCTGTCCACCCGGCGGGGATCCATCACCGTGATGGCCCGCGCCGACCGGGCGGTGGCGGAAACCAACGTCTTCCTGCCCTTCGCCTATGTCGAAGCCGCGGCCAATATCCTGACCAACGCCGCGCTGGACCCCTACGGCAAGATCCCCGAGTTCAAGTACTCGGCGGTCCGGGTCGAAAAGGCGGACCTTCTCGCCGCGGAGTGATCCGCGGTCGGGACCGGTCGGGGCCCGCCAGCTGGCGCGCGCGGGTCCCGGCCGTCATTCCCGGTTGCGGGCGAACCCCGGCACACCGGGAAACACCGGCAACCACGGTTCGCGCCGGATCGTCCACAGTTCGTATTCCGGCGCGAACACCCCCGGCTTGTCATAGGCGCCCAGGGGCACCTCGATCTCGCCCTCGGCCGTGGCGTAAACGGACGACCCGCAGACGGGGCAGAAATGCCGGCCCTTCCACGACCCGGTCTTGCCGCTTACCGTCACCGCCTCTGTGGGAAAGATCGCCGCCGCGTAGAACGCCGCGCCATGGTGCTTGCGGCACTCCAGGCAATGGCACACGCCTACCCGGATCGGCGGCCCCTCGGTCACCATCCTCACGGCGCCGCACAGGCACCCCGCTTCATGCTGTTCCATGGCTCATCCTCCTGTCCATGATGGACAGCAGGGTAACCGAAATGCCCTATCCGGTGTTCCGCAAACCCGATGCGACCCCGTTGATCGACAGCAACAGGCCCCGGCGCAGCTTTTCCGACACGTCATCGGCGCGCGACCGTTTCATCAATGCCACCTGGATGTGGTTCAGCGGATCCAGGTAGGGGCTGCGGTCGCCGGCCCCCGATTCCGGCCGCTCGCCGCTGATGAATTCGACCGCCTCCACCGTCGCCTCCCATTCCGCCGTGATCGTGGAAAAGATCCGGTCCCGCAGGGCCACATCCTCGACCAGGTCGGCGTAATGGGCGGCAATCGCCAGGTCGCTCTTTTCGATCATCGACACGACCTTGGACACCATCGAATGGAAGAACGGCAGATCCTCGTACAGCCGCTGCAACGCGTCGCTGTCGGGGTTTTCCTCGCGCCATTTCGCAACCGCCGTGCCGAACCCGTACCAGCCGGGCAGCATCAGCCGGCATTGCGCCCAGGAAAACACCCATGGAATCGCGCGCAGCGACGTGATCTCGCGCGTTTTCGACCGTGACGCCGGGCGCGACCCGATGTTCAGCTCGGCGATCTCGTTGATGATCGTGGATCCCCAGAAAAAGTCCTGGAATCCGTCCGTTTCGAACACCAGCGCGCGGTACGCCTTGAACGCATGGTCCGACAGGCTTTCCAAAATCGCCTCGGCAGCGCCGGTCACCAGGTCGTCCCCGGGCAAAAGCGACGCCTCGACCGTTGCCACCACCAGCGTCTTCAGGTGGTCATAGCCGATCACCGAATGCGAATAGCGCGACGATATCACCTCGCCCTGTTCCGTCAGCCGGATCTGCCCGTCAACGGCGCCCGGCGGCTGCGCGATGATCGCCTCGCGCGCCGGACCGCCGCCCCGGCCCACCGATCCGCCGCGACCGTGGAACAGCCGCAGCTTCAGGCTGCGCGCCTTGAACAGCTTGACCAGTTCCCGTTCCGCCTTGTGCAATTCCCAGCCCGAGGTCACGAAACCCCCGTCCTTGTTGCTGTCCGAATAGCCCAGCATGATCTCTTGCCGCCCGCCCTGTCCGTCCAGAACGCGGGCGTATTCCGGCAGGTCCAGCAGGTCCGCCATGATGCGGGGGCCTTCCTGCAGGTCGGCGATGGTTTCGAACAGCGGCGCCACCGCGACCGGGCAATTGCCGTCCGCATCCAGGATCCCGGCCTGTTTCAGCAGCACCATCAGTTCCAGAACATCCGATACCGATTGCGCGTTCGATATGATCGACGTGGCGATCGCCTGCGGCCCGAACCGCGTGATGATCTCGCGCGCGGCGTTGAAGATGCGCAGCTCTTTCGTCGTGGCCTCGGAATAGGTCCAGAATGGGCGCAGCAGCGACCGGGGCGACACCAGTTCCTCGCGCAGCAGCGCGATGCGCTCGTCTTCCGACAGGCCGATGTAATCCGTCCCCGGCGCCACGGCTTCGAACAGCTCGGCCAAGGTCGCCTCGTGCACGGCCGA includes:
- the sucC_3 gene encoding Succinyl-CoA ligase [ADP-forming] subunit beta, which codes for MFLSEHQSKELLAQYDMPVPAGRLARTAQEAEQRCAEISARKYVVKAQIMAGGRGLAGGVKFAATPSAVADEARRMLGSTLVTAQTGSQGELVSAVSVEEALDLAESYFVAFVLDARTGAPMLLASSEGGVEFEQRSQMDPSTVKTLLLPEDTGDARDALTGFLAGIGITENPPIDILFAARQAFIETDMTLLEINPFARTSAGKWVAIDAKVTLDGSALFRHPEFESLAGKQGLSATEMEAQKNDINLVRMDGNIGVVVNGAGLGLATNDMVIDGGGRPANFMDIRTTATSFDIAKGVSLLLDEPRARVILLNVHGGGMTACDTVAEGISFAYSRSDRKLPVVARLAGQNAEWGIRILKDRKIPVEVFDSMSGAVSRAVELAR
- the nqo1_3 gene encoding NADH-quinone oxidoreductase subunit 1, encoding MAPLDDQKGIWKRKGTGKSRKTPKGRQVDDLALDQVQALLSDRPRRRDLLIEFLHLIQDAYGHLSADHIAALAHEMRLSQAEVYEVATFYAHFDVVRDGETPPPALTIRVCDSLSCEMAGAQALQAALQDGVDPARVRILRAPCMGRCDTAPVVELGHNHIDNATPEKVIAAVHAGDTHPHLPDYQRLAEYRADGGYRQLADLRKGGDPEAVQSTLLDAGLRGLGGAGFPSGRKWSFVRANPGPRYLAVNGDEGEPGTFKDRHHLERDPHMFLEGMLIAAWAVEAETCFIYMRDEYPAVLEILRHEIGELEKAGIVAKGYIDLRRGAGAYICGEESAMIESIEGKRGLPRHRPPFVAQVGIFDRPTLVHNVETLYWVARIARFGPDVLNATEKNGRKGLRNYSVSGRVKNPGVHMLPAGSTILDVIEAAGGMLDGHLFKAYQPGGPSSGLLPASLDDVPLDFDTLQPHGTFIGSAAVVVLSDQDSARDAALNMLRFFEDESCGQCTPCRVGCEKAVKLMQADHWDKYLLEDLCTTMVDASICGLGQAAPNAIRLTMKHFSDEV
- a CDS encoding Putative formate dehydrogenase is translated as MPDGAQTPMVTFTLNGEEMSVPEGLSIWEAAHGRGLKIPHLCHKPEPGYRSDGNCRACMVEVEGERTLVASCIRPVANGMVVKTDSTRAKKSREMVMELLAADQPEVAHDASSHFWDMAALNGVTESRFPKMEPTSVPLLDASHVAMSVNLDACIHCNLCVRACREVQVNDVIGMSGRGHTAKIVFDQDDPMGASSCVACGECVQACPTGALMPATVLDENLAGDSKDYDREVATVCPYCGVGCQISLKIKDDKILYAEGIDGPANENRLCVKGRFGFDYIHHPHRLTKPLIRRDDAPPKGLNVDPGNLSTHFREATWDEALDFAANGMKGRGREVAGFGSAKCSNEEAYLFQKMIRQGFGHNNVDHCTRLCHASSVAALMENVGSGAVTATFNQIENADVAIAIGCNPIENHPVAATYFKQFTKRGGKLIVMDPRGQNLKRFASHMLQFKAGGDVSMLNGIMNVIVEEELYDRQYIEAFTENWPAMKEHLKNFPPEEMEKICGIPAETLRDVARTFAGAKAAMIFWGMGVSQHIHGTDNSRCLIALALMCGQVGRPGSGLHPLRGQNNVQGASDAGLIPMFLPDYQSVTDDGVRSAFTEVWKSGDFSNQKGLTVVEIMDAIHDGEIKSMYILGENPAMSDPDVDHARDALAALDHLVVQDIFLTETANYADVILPSSAWYEKTGTVTNTNRQVQMGRPAVPSPGDAREDWWIEVELAKRLGLNWSYTHPSQIFAEMKLNMKSFDNITWERLETTAVTYPSLSPEDPGQPIVFGDGFPRPEGRARFAPASVIPPAESPDAEYPFVLITGRQLEHWHTGSMTRRATVLDSVEPEANCSLHPNTLRALGVAPGEYIKLSTRRGSITVMARADRAVAETNVFLPFAYVEAAANILTNAALDPYGKIPEFKYSAVRVEKADLLAAE
- a CDS encoding hypothetical protein (putative conserved protein), with the translated sequence MEQHEAGCLCGAVRMVTEGPPIRVGVCHCLECRKHHGAAFYAAAIFPTEAVTVSGKTGSWKGRHFCPVCGSSVYATAEGEIEVPLGAYDKPGVFAPEYELWTIRREPWLPVFPGVPGFARNRE
- the ppc gene encoding Phosphoenolpyruvate carboxylase, producing the protein MALSQTTSQTTSPTQTQATTDVATPVPNGSDRKPVDDGIRFLGKILGRVVHVQEGGMAYDTVESIRVASVDYHRNGSGTAYDRLQRTIDGLSDVQTLHVVRAFTYFLHLLNIAQDQEMLTTGRNRTSQLIDMLDAVRATGMTDEQIQMFFRDALVSPVLTAHPTEIRRQSIMRSEFSIVRLMDERARARTMNMDVDDIDTAIEREVATLWQTHMLRRSKLTVNDEIRNGLAYFDHTFFQAVPRIMMAAHRAMNLEKTADVPPFLRIGTWIGGDRDGNPFVTESVLRDCFRLQSGHALRHYLGEVDKLGGELSMSTRVVPVSDEVAQMAEASPDGSDHRMDEPYRKVLVGVFARLAATLKELDPDAPLPRKTLSAVPYGPPVEFLSDLDAIDRSLRANNGEIIASGRLRDLRQKVRSFGFHLATVDLRQNSAVHEATLAELFEAVAPGTDYIGLSEDERIALLREELVSPRSLLRPFWTYSEATTKELRIFNAAREIITRFGPQAIATSIISNAQSVSDVLELMVLLKQAGILDADGNCPVAVAPLFETIADLQEGPRIMADLLDLPEYARVLDGQGGRQEIMLGYSDSNKDGGFVTSGWELHKAERELVKLFKARSLKLRLFHGRGGSVGRGGGPAREAIIAQPPGAVDGQIRLTEQGEVISSRYSHSVIGYDHLKTLVVATVEASLLPGDDLVTGAAEAILESLSDHAFKAYRALVFETDGFQDFFWGSTIINEIAELNIGSRPASRSKTREITSLRAIPWVFSWAQCRLMLPGWYGFGTAVAKWREENPDSDALQRLYEDLPFFHSMVSKVVSMIEKSDLAIAAHYADLVEDVALRDRIFSTITAEWEATVEAVEFISGERPESGAGDRSPYLDPLNHIQVALMKRSRADDVSEKLRRGLLLSINGVASGLRNTG